In a single window of the Massilia oculi genome:
- the tcdA gene encoding tRNA cyclic N6-threonylcarbamoyladenosine(37) synthase TcdA encodes MNQINTQLFSATLDEEVDFARRFGGIARLYGEHALERFRSAHVCVIGVGGVGSWVVEALARSAVGRLTLIDLDNVAESNINRQIQALSSTVGMAKIEALKQRIAQINPFCQVTLVEDFIDPENIPAMIGDKDIDYVVDAIDSVKPKAALIAWCSANRMPLVVVGGAGGQIDPTKVEIRDLARTEQEPLLKKVRKILRAQYGFSRGEKQKYHIDAVFSMEPLRYPDAGDACDVDPNSITGLNCAGFGSSMVVTATFGMVTAGQVLRRLAEAAAAAKAAEVEAQAVPAVQAVQAEEALLS; translated from the coding sequence ATGAACCAGATCAACACTCAGCTCTTTTCGGCAACGTTGGACGAAGAAGTCGACTTCGCGCGGCGCTTTGGCGGCATTGCCCGCCTGTATGGCGAGCATGCGCTGGAACGTTTTCGCTCTGCACACGTTTGCGTGATCGGCGTCGGCGGCGTCGGCTCGTGGGTGGTCGAGGCGCTGGCGCGCAGCGCGGTCGGCCGCCTGACCCTGATCGACCTCGACAATGTGGCGGAATCGAACATCAACCGCCAGATCCAGGCGCTGTCGTCCACCGTCGGCATGGCCAAGATCGAGGCGCTCAAGCAGCGCATCGCCCAGATCAATCCGTTCTGCCAGGTCACGCTGGTCGAGGATTTTATCGATCCCGAGAATATCCCGGCAATGATCGGCGATAAGGATATCGATTACGTCGTCGACGCCATCGACAGCGTGAAGCCGAAGGCGGCCCTGATCGCCTGGTGCAGCGCCAACAGGATGCCGCTGGTGGTGGTGGGCGGCGCGGGCGGCCAGATCGATCCGACCAAGGTCGAGATCCGCGACCTGGCCCGTACCGAGCAAGAACCGCTGCTCAAGAAAGTGCGCAAGATCCTGCGCGCACAATATGGATTCTCGCGCGGCGAGAAGCAGAAATACCATATCGATGCCGTGTTCTCGATGGAGCCGCTGCGTTATCCCGACGCTGGCGATGCCTGCGATGTCGACCCGAACAGCATCACCGGCCTGAATTGCGCCGGCTTCGGCTCCAGCATGGTGGTCACCGCCACCTTCGGCATGGTGACCGCGGGCCAGGTGTTGCGCCGCCTGGCCGAGGCGGCGGCTGCCGCCAAGGCTGCAGAGGTGGAGGCCCAGGCTGTCCCGGCAGTGCAAGCTGTGCAAGCCGAAGAGGCCTTGTTATCATAA
- the pdxH gene encoding pyridoxamine 5'-phosphate oxidase: MSSLLHDAAPDFTQPIAVLKHCHGRIRKQLATLEKLLEHLPRHGADEQARQAASAVLRYFEKAAHLHHDDEEQDLIPMLRATAQGEDAAILQALAPTILQDHKDMDALWQDLHEQLTAVAEGRDTMLSESAVRRFVARYTAHMEREESTMAPMAMRLFSPEQMAQLGQAMQLRRGIAAPVASAAALSPALGQAVADLRKDYGQASLDEADVSDDPIAQFTAWFEQALKAEVNEPNAMSLSTVAANGRPSSRIVLVKQFDARGFSWYTNYDSKKGADLRDNSYAALLFFWSELERQVRIEGRVERTAPEESDRYFRSRPLKSRLSAIASRQSAPIASRAQLEQNYDVVAQGAGEDPARPDNWGGFRLIPDRIEFWQGRRSRFHDRIVYERQEDGSWTRQRLQP; the protein is encoded by the coding sequence ATGAGCTCCCTCCTGCACGACGCCGCCCCCGATTTTACCCAGCCGATCGCCGTGCTCAAGCACTGCCACGGACGCATCCGCAAGCAGCTCGCGACCCTGGAAAAGCTGCTGGAACACCTGCCGCGGCACGGCGCCGATGAGCAGGCGCGCCAGGCGGCCAGCGCGGTGCTGCGCTACTTCGAGAAGGCGGCCCACCTGCACCACGACGACGAGGAACAAGACCTGATCCCGATGCTGCGCGCCACCGCGCAGGGAGAAGACGCCGCCATCCTGCAGGCGCTGGCGCCGACCATCCTGCAGGACCACAAGGACATGGATGCCTTGTGGCAAGACCTGCACGAGCAGCTGACCGCCGTCGCCGAAGGCCGCGACACCATGTTGTCCGAGAGCGCGGTGCGGCGCTTCGTCGCGCGCTATACCGCCCATATGGAGCGCGAAGAGAGCACCATGGCCCCGATGGCGATGCGCCTGTTCTCGCCGGAACAGATGGCGCAACTGGGCCAGGCCATGCAACTGCGCCGCGGCATCGCAGCCCCGGTGGCATCGGCTGCCGCGCTGTCGCCGGCCCTGGGCCAGGCGGTGGCCGACCTGCGCAAGGACTACGGCCAGGCCAGCCTCGACGAAGCCGACGTGAGCGACGATCCGATCGCGCAATTCACCGCCTGGTTCGAGCAGGCGCTGAAGGCCGAGGTGAACGAGCCGAATGCGATGTCGCTGTCCACCGTGGCCGCCAACGGCCGGCCCAGCTCGCGCATCGTGCTGGTCAAGCAATTCGATGCGCGCGGCTTCTCGTGGTACACGAATTACGACAGCAAGAAGGGCGCCGATTTGCGCGACAACAGCTATGCTGCATTGCTGTTCTTCTGGAGCGAACTCGAACGCCAGGTGCGCATCGAAGGACGTGTGGAGCGCACCGCGCCGGAAGAAAGCGACCGCTATTTCCGCAGCCGTCCCCTCAAGAGTCGGCTGTCGGCGATCGCCTCGCGCCAGAGCGCGCCGATCGCCAGCCGTGCGCAACTCGAACAGAACTACGATGTCGTGGCGCAGGGGGCCGGCGAGGATCCGGCGCGTCCCGACAACTGGGGCGGCTTCCGCCTGATCCCCGACCGTATCGAATTCTGGCAAGGCCGGCGTTCGCGCTTCCATGACCGCATCGTCTACGAGCGGCAGGAAGACGGCAGCTGGACGCGCCAGCGTTTGCAACCGTAA
- a CDS encoding acyl-CoA dehydrogenase, translating to MTRTDSSKKASFHWDDPLLLNSQLTDDERMVRDAAAAYCQDKLRPRILEAFRHETMDVSIFREMGELGLLGPTISEQYGGPGLNYVAYGLIAREVERVDSGYRSMMSVQSSLVMVPIHEFGNEETRQKYLPKLATGEWIGCFGLTEPNHGSDPASMVTRARKVDGGYSLTGSKMWITNSPVADVFVVWAKDDEGAIRGFVLEKGWKGLSAPAIHGKFGLRASVTGEIVMDNVFCPEENAFPDVRGLKGPFTCLNSARYGIAWGALGAAEDCWHTARQYTMDRTQFGKPLAANQLVQKKLADMQTEITLGLQGCLRLGRMKDEGTAAVEITSIMKRNSCGKALDIARVARDMLGGNGISDEFGIIRHMVNLEVVNTYEGTHDIHALILGRAQTGIAAF from the coding sequence ATGACCCGTACCGACTCGTCCAAGAAAGCTTCTTTCCACTGGGATGACCCGCTGCTGCTGAACAGCCAGCTGACTGATGACGAGCGCATGGTGCGCGACGCGGCCGCCGCCTATTGCCAGGACAAGCTGCGCCCGCGCATCCTCGAGGCCTTCCGCCACGAGACCATGGACGTCTCGATCTTCCGCGAAATGGGCGAGCTGGGCCTGCTGGGCCCGACCATTTCCGAGCAGTACGGCGGCCCCGGCCTCAACTACGTCGCCTACGGCCTGATCGCGCGCGAAGTCGAGCGCGTCGACTCCGGCTACCGCTCGATGATGAGCGTGCAATCCTCGCTGGTGATGGTGCCGATCCACGAATTCGGCAATGAGGAAACGCGCCAGAAATACCTGCCGAAGCTGGCCACCGGCGAATGGATCGGCTGCTTCGGCCTGACCGAACCGAACCACGGCTCGGACCCGGCCTCGATGGTCACCCGCGCACGCAAGGTGGACGGCGGCTACAGCCTTACCGGCAGCAAGATGTGGATCACCAACTCGCCGGTCGCCGACGTGTTCGTGGTCTGGGCCAAGGACGACGAAGGCGCGATCCGCGGCTTCGTGCTCGAGAAAGGCTGGAAGGGCCTGTCGGCGCCGGCGATCCACGGCAAGTTCGGCCTGCGCGCCTCGGTCACCGGCGAAATCGTCATGGACAATGTGTTCTGCCCGGAAGAAAACGCCTTCCCGGACGTGCGCGGCCTGAAGGGCCCGTTCACCTGCCTGAACTCGGCGCGCTACGGCATCGCCTGGGGCGCGCTGGGCGCGGCCGAAGACTGCTGGCACACCGCGCGCCAGTACACGATGGACCGCACCCAGTTCGGCAAACCCCTGGCGGCGAACCAGCTGGTGCAGAAGAAGCTGGCCGACATGCAGACCGAGATCACCCTCGGCCTGCAGGGGTGCCTGCGCCTGGGCCGCATGAAGGACGAAGGCACGGCGGCGGTCGAGATCACCTCGATCATGAAGCGCAACTCGTGCGGCAAGGCGCTGGACATCGCCCGCGTCGCGCGCGACATGCTGGGCGGTAACGGCATCTCGGACGAGTTCGGCATCATCCGCCACATGGTCAACCTCGAGGTGGTCAACACCTATGAAGGCACGCACGACATCCACGCCCTGATCCTGGGCCGCGCCCAGACCGGCATCGCCGCGTTCTGA
- the msrA gene encoding peptide-methionine (S)-S-oxide reductase MsrA produces MSEQKATEVAILGGGCFWCVEAVYLEARGVTRVESGYMGGQVDHPSYEAVCSGTTGHAEVVRLEFDPAVIGYRDILEIFFTIHDPTTLNRQGNDVGTQYRSVIFTTSAEQAEIAHKVIGEMGLVWDAPIVTEVKPQETWYKAEDYHQNYFAQHPLQGYCAFVVAPKVAKFRKTFTDRLKA; encoded by the coding sequence ATGAGTGAGCAAAAAGCAACCGAAGTGGCCATCCTGGGCGGTGGATGCTTCTGGTGCGTGGAAGCGGTTTACCTCGAGGCGCGGGGCGTCACCCGCGTGGAATCCGGCTATATGGGCGGCCAGGTCGACCATCCGAGCTACGAGGCGGTCTGCAGCGGCACCACTGGCCACGCCGAGGTGGTGCGTCTCGAATTCGACCCTGCGGTGATCGGCTACCGCGACATCCTCGAGATCTTCTTCACCATCCACGATCCGACCACGCTGAATCGCCAGGGCAACGACGTGGGCACGCAGTATCGCTCGGTGATCTTTACCACCTCGGCCGAGCAGGCCGAGATCGCGCACAAGGTGATCGGCGAGATGGGCCTGGTGTGGGATGCGCCGATCGTCACCGAGGTGAAACCGCAGGAAACCTGGTACAAGGCCGAGGACTATCACCAGAATTACTTCGCCCAGCACCCGCTGCAGGGCTATTGCGCATTCGTGGTGGCGCCGAAGGTGGCCAAGTTCCGCAAAACTTTCACGGATCGCCTGAAGGCTTGA
- a CDS encoding cation diffusion facilitator family transporter: MNHAHDHKHGHDHDHDHGHGHGHDHGHSHGFGHHHHHMPSPDGHGRAFALAIGLNLAFVIVEFTYGFIAHSTALMADAGHNLSDVLGLMLAWGAALLAKSAPKGRYTYGLRGSSILAALGNGLLLMVACGAIAWEAVQRIAEPAPVAGATVSIVAAIGVVINGFSAWLFLAGSKGDLNIRGAYLHMAADAALSLGVVISGLAIMYSGWTWIDPIVSLVIVVVIVIGTWSLLRESVQLSMAAVPPNVDPGKVQAFLAGQPGVTEVHDLHIWAMSTTETALTAHLVIPGGYPGDAVLDTIEHTLRKDYAIHHCTLQVEQGTIHHHCTLQGHAH, translated from the coding sequence ATGAACCACGCACACGACCACAAGCATGGACACGATCACGATCACGATCACGGTCACGGTCACGGTCACGACCATGGCCATTCCCACGGCTTCGGCCATCACCACCACCACATGCCCTCGCCCGACGGCCACGGCCGCGCCTTCGCACTGGCGATCGGCCTGAACCTGGCCTTCGTCATCGTCGAGTTCACCTACGGCTTCATCGCCCACTCCACCGCGCTGATGGCCGACGCCGGCCACAACCTGTCCGACGTGCTGGGCCTGATGCTGGCCTGGGGCGCTGCGCTGCTGGCCAAGAGCGCCCCCAAGGGCCGCTATACCTATGGCCTGCGCGGCTCGTCGATCCTGGCGGCGCTGGGCAACGGCCTGCTCCTGATGGTGGCCTGCGGCGCCATCGCCTGGGAAGCCGTGCAGCGCATCGCCGAGCCGGCGCCGGTGGCCGGCGCCACGGTCTCTATCGTGGCCGCCATTGGCGTCGTCATCAATGGCTTCTCGGCCTGGTTGTTCCTGGCTGGCAGCAAGGGCGACCTGAACATCCGCGGCGCCTACCTGCACATGGCGGCCGATGCCGCGCTGTCGCTGGGCGTGGTGATTTCGGGGCTGGCGATCATGTACTCGGGCTGGACCTGGATCGATCCGATCGTGAGCCTGGTGATCGTGGTGGTGATCGTGATCGGCACCTGGTCGCTGCTGCGCGAGTCGGTGCAACTGTCGATGGCGGCCGTGCCGCCGAATGTCGACCCGGGCAAGGTGCAGGCCTTCCTGGCCGGCCAGCCCGGCGTGACCGAGGTGCATGACCTGCACATCTGGGCCATGAGCACGACCGAGACCGCGCTCACCGCCCACCTGGTGATCCCCGGCGGCTATCCGGGCGACGCGGTGCTCGACACCATCGAGCACACGCTGCGCAAGGACTATGCGATCCACCATTGCACGCTGCAGGTGGAACAGGGGACAATCCATCACCACTGCACGCTGCAGGGCCACGCCCACTGA
- the cysK gene encoding cysteine synthase A: MRIANDVTELIGNTPLVRIRKLARGSGADLVGKLEFHNPAHSVKDRIGLAMIEAAEAAGLINPDTTVVEPTSGNTGIALAMVCAARGYRCKLVMPETMSSERRMLLRAYGAELVLTPGSEGMLGAIRRAEEIVASDPRAFMPQQFNNPANPAVHRRTTAEEIWRDTDGKIDILVAGVGTGGTITGVSEAIRPRRPGFQAIAVEPEASPMLSKGTKGPHPIQGIGAGFVPQVLNTASYDEVVSVKNEDAFETARAAAREEGLLVGISSGAALWAAIEVARRPENTGKLIVVIIPSFGERYLSTALYANLAG; the protein is encoded by the coding sequence ATGAGAATCGCGAACGATGTCACTGAACTGATAGGCAATACCCCGCTGGTGCGCATCCGCAAGCTGGCGCGGGGCAGCGGAGCCGACCTGGTCGGCAAGCTCGAATTCCACAATCCGGCGCATAGCGTCAAGGACCGCATCGGCCTGGCCATGATCGAGGCCGCCGAGGCGGCCGGCCTCATCAACCCGGACACTACCGTCGTCGAACCCACCAGCGGCAATACCGGCATCGCGCTGGCGATGGTGTGCGCGGCGCGCGGCTACCGCTGCAAGCTGGTGATGCCCGAGACCATGAGCAGCGAGCGGCGCATGCTGCTGCGCGCCTATGGCGCCGAGCTGGTGCTCACGCCCGGCAGCGAGGGCATGCTGGGCGCGATCCGGCGCGCCGAAGAAATCGTGGCGAGCGACCCGCGCGCCTTCATGCCGCAGCAATTCAACAATCCCGCCAACCCCGCAGTGCACCGCCGCACCACGGCCGAGGAAATCTGGCGCGACACCGACGGCAAGATCGACATCCTGGTGGCGGGCGTGGGCACCGGCGGCACCATCACCGGCGTGAGCGAGGCTATCCGCCCGCGCCGGCCCGGCTTCCAGGCGATCGCGGTGGAGCCCGAGGCGTCGCCGATGCTGTCGAAGGGCACCAAGGGCCCGCACCCGATCCAGGGCATCGGCGCCGGCTTCGTGCCGCAGGTCTTGAATACCGCGTCCTACGACGAAGTAGTCTCCGTGAAGAACGAGGATGCCTTCGAGACGGCGCGCGCCGCGGCGCGCGAGGAGGGGCTGCTGGTCGGCATCTCGTCGGGCGCGGCGCTGTGGGCGGCGATCGAGGTGGCGCGCCGGCCGGAGAACACGGGCAAGCTGATCGTCGTCATCATTCCCTCGTTCGGCGAACGTTACCTCAGCACGGCCTTGTACGCCAACCTGGCGGGATAG
- a CDS encoding ArsR/SmtB family transcription factor, protein MLGPNLTATHPPAQPIAPPPEEAIGQLADLFHLLGDPTRLRIVLACLTQPTAVGEIAAGLALSSSLVSHHLRLLRAARIVKAERQGKQVFYSAADAHISSLLSTMFEHIAEPANGMDA, encoded by the coding sequence ATGTTAGGGCCAAACTTGACTGCGACGCATCCACCCGCCCAGCCCATCGCCCCGCCGCCCGAGGAAGCGATCGGCCAGCTGGCCGACCTGTTCCACCTGCTGGGCGACCCGACCCGGCTGCGCATCGTGCTCGCCTGTCTGACACAGCCGACGGCGGTGGGCGAGATCGCGGCCGGCCTGGCGCTGTCCAGCTCGCTAGTGAGCCACCACCTGCGCCTGCTGCGCGCGGCCCGCATCGTCAAGGCCGAGCGCCAAGGCAAGCAAGTCTTCTACTCGGCCGCCGACGCCCACATCAGCAGCCTGCTCTCCACCATGTTCGAGCACATCGCCGAACCCGCCAACGGAATGGACGCATGA
- a CDS encoding FKBP-type peptidyl-prolyl cis-trans isomerase, with product MIRRSAFIALLLAAASVQAQEGAQEASKPTTQPPPDVQQSGTPPVAPPDNQVPAPVAEAPAPQVEIVDRVVGTGKEATLGSNVVVNYTGWFHKPLARQQRGRKFDSSLDAGRDPLEFQLGAGRVIKGWDQGVAGMKVGGKRTLIIPSALAYGKRGAGGGMIPPDSDLIFDVELLDVK from the coding sequence ATGATTCGTCGATCCGCATTCATTGCACTGCTGTTGGCCGCCGCGAGCGTCCAGGCGCAGGAAGGCGCGCAAGAGGCCAGCAAGCCGACCACCCAGCCGCCGCCGGACGTGCAGCAGTCGGGCACGCCGCCGGTCGCGCCGCCGGACAACCAGGTCCCAGCGCCGGTGGCCGAGGCGCCCGCGCCCCAGGTCGAGATCGTCGACCGGGTGGTCGGCACCGGCAAGGAGGCGACCCTGGGCAGCAATGTCGTGGTCAACTACACCGGCTGGTTCCACAAGCCGCTGGCCCGGCAGCAGCGCGGACGCAAGTTCGACTCGTCGCTCGACGCCGGCCGCGATCCGCTCGAGTTCCAGCTTGGCGCTGGCCGTGTGATCAAGGGTTGGGATCAGGGCGTGGCCGGCATGAAGGTCGGTGGCAAGCGCACCCTGATCATCCCGAGCGCGCTGGCCTATGGCAAGCGCGGCGCGGGTGGCGGCATGATCCCGCCGGATTCCGACCTGATCTTCGACGTGGAACTGCTGGACGTCAAATAA
- a CDS encoding oxygenase MpaB family protein, whose translation MLSAVRELLQPPAGMACDFSQPAGEPALAPHDGISWQVFANPVALFVGGVTAVLLELAEPSVRSGVWDHSSFQRDPAMRLRRTGFAAMMTVYGPRSAAEKMIARVVSMHERVKGSTPDGVAYRANDPRLLDWVQATASFGFAEAYHRYVRSLSSLEKDAAFAESAPAARLYGALGAPGSWKEWESMLAKTAPGLEGSSILADFMRIMGEAPILPAPLRPLQRLLVRAAVEITPEPVRSLPQLRGRGLRFGEAALVRAMARGSVLAPLGDTPQAQAARRVAR comes from the coding sequence ATGTTGAGCGCAGTTCGGGAATTGCTGCAGCCGCCTGCCGGCATGGCCTGCGATTTCAGCCAGCCGGCCGGCGAACCCGCGCTGGCGCCGCACGACGGCATCTCGTGGCAGGTCTTCGCCAACCCGGTCGCCCTGTTCGTGGGCGGGGTGACGGCGGTGCTGCTCGAACTGGCCGAACCGTCGGTGCGCTCCGGCGTGTGGGACCACAGCAGCTTCCAGCGCGACCCGGCTATGCGGCTGCGCCGCACCGGCTTCGCGGCGATGATGACCGTCTATGGCCCGCGCTCGGCCGCCGAAAAAATGATTGCTCGCGTGGTGAGCATGCATGAGCGGGTCAAGGGCAGCACGCCCGACGGCGTGGCCTACCGCGCCAACGATCCGCGCCTGCTCGACTGGGTGCAGGCGACCGCCTCGTTCGGGTTTGCCGAGGCTTACCACCGCTACGTCCGTTCGCTGTCCAGTCTGGAGAAGGACGCCGCCTTCGCCGAATCGGCACCGGCCGCACGCCTGTACGGCGCGCTTGGCGCCCCGGGTTCATGGAAGGAGTGGGAATCGATGCTGGCGAAGACCGCTCCCGGACTGGAAGGGTCAAGCATCCTCGCGGATTTCATGCGGATCATGGGCGAGGCGCCCATCCTGCCGGCGCCCTTGCGGCCATTGCAGCGCTTGCTGGTGCGCGCGGCGGTGGAGATCACGCCCGAGCCGGTGCGCTCGCTGCCGCAGCTGCGCGGGCGCGGGCTGCGCTTTGGCGAAGCGGCGCTGGTGCGCGCGATGGCGCGTGGGTCGGTGCTGGCGCCGCTGGGCGACACGCCGCAGGCCCAGGCCGCGCGGCGCGTCGCACGATGA
- a CDS encoding SAM-dependent methyltransferase — translation MFDQIKLSAWQSGLRGKLPQLSLPLRVELWNGERIDLSSDPPRVTIRLPGPAALRYLRSPSLYSLGRAYVEGAIEVMGRAADIIAIGNALAASGSAVGATVDTRRGRLADALGLRRNHTRESDRDAIRYHYDVSNEFYAAWLDPGMVYSCAYFEEGSEDLATAQVKKIDHILRKIDLRPGQTLLDIGCGWGALALRAAEQFGARCVGITLSENQAALARERVIKAGLQDRVEIRIQDYRDVGGHFERITSVGMFEHVGVRHLKDYFARVASLLAPGGVAMNHGITTTDADNGATPYGGGQFIDEYVFPQGELAHLGTVVRAMQEGGLEVRDVENLRRHYAHTCALWTDNFENNAARIRTLTDPKRFRIWHVYLAGCAYAFAHDRISLYQIVCGKAGSDVAQLPWSRRHMYA, via the coding sequence GTGTTCGATCAGATCAAGCTGTCGGCCTGGCAATCGGGCCTGCGCGGCAAGTTGCCGCAACTGTCACTGCCATTGCGCGTGGAGCTGTGGAACGGTGAACGCATCGACCTGTCGTCCGATCCGCCACGGGTCACCATCCGCCTCCCCGGCCCGGCCGCGCTGCGCTACCTGCGCTCCCCTTCCCTCTACAGCCTGGGCCGCGCCTACGTCGAAGGCGCGATCGAGGTGATGGGCCGCGCGGCCGACATCATCGCGATCGGCAATGCGCTGGCGGCGTCCGGCTCGGCAGTCGGCGCCACGGTCGATACCAGGCGCGGCCGCCTGGCCGACGCGCTGGGCTTGCGCAGGAACCACACCCGCGAATCCGACCGCGACGCGATCCGCTACCACTACGACGTCTCCAACGAGTTCTACGCCGCCTGGCTCGACCCCGGCATGGTGTATTCCTGCGCCTATTTCGAGGAGGGCAGCGAAGACCTGGCCACCGCGCAGGTCAAGAAGATCGACCACATCCTGCGCAAGATCGACCTGCGTCCCGGCCAGACCCTGCTCGACATCGGCTGCGGCTGGGGTGCGCTGGCGCTGCGCGCGGCCGAGCAATTCGGCGCGCGCTGCGTGGGCATCACGCTGTCCGAGAACCAGGCCGCACTGGCGCGCGAACGGGTCATCAAGGCCGGGCTGCAGGACCGTGTCGAGATCCGGATCCAGGATTACCGCGACGTCGGCGGCCATTTCGAGCGCATCACCAGCGTCGGCATGTTCGAGCACGTCGGCGTGCGGCACCTCAAGGATTATTTCGCGCGCGTGGCCAGCCTGCTGGCCCCGGGCGGCGTGGCGATGAACCATGGGATCACCACCACCGACGCCGACAACGGCGCCACCCCCTACGGCGGCGGCCAGTTCATCGACGAATACGTGTTCCCGCAAGGAGAACTGGCGCACCTGGGGACCGTGGTGCGGGCGATGCAGGAAGGCGGCCTGGAAGTGCGCGACGTGGAAAACCTGCGCCGCCACTACGCCCACACCTGCGCGCTCTGGACCGACAACTTCGAGAACAACGCGGCCCGCATCCGCACCCTGACCGACCCGAAGCGCTTCCGCATCTGGCACGTCTACCTGGCCGGCTGCGCCTACGCCTTCGCCCACGACCGGATCAGCCTGTACCAGATCGTGTGCGGCAAGGCAGGGAGCGACGTGGCGCAGTTGCCGTGGTCGAGGAGGCATATGTATGCCTGA
- a CDS encoding flavin reductase family protein: MNTLSARATTRGFDTTHFRHALSQFATGVTVITTRLADGSFRGLTASSFNSVSLDPPLVLWSLGAGANSLPIFSGNSHYVINVLSAGQEELALRFSRRTENPFEGIEYELSRTGLPILKGVSAWFECHNRSRYPEGDHVIFVGEVEECQVHPQPALIFHGGKFGSTAGQK; the protein is encoded by the coding sequence ATGAATACACTTTCCGCCCGCGCCACGACACGCGGCTTCGATACAACACATTTCCGCCACGCCCTGTCGCAATTCGCGACCGGCGTGACCGTCATTACCACGCGCCTGGCCGACGGCAGCTTCCGCGGCCTGACCGCCAGCTCCTTCAATTCGGTCTCGCTCGACCCGCCCCTCGTCTTGTGGAGCCTGGGCGCCGGCGCCAACAGCCTGCCTATCTTCAGCGGCAACTCGCACTACGTCATCAACGTGCTGTCCGCCGGCCAGGAAGAGCTGGCGCTGCGCTTCTCGCGCCGCACCGAAAACCCGTTCGAGGGCATCGAGTACGAACTGTCGCGCACCGGCCTGCCGATCCTGAAAGGCGTGTCGGCGTGGTTCGAATGCCACAACCGCAGCCGCTATCCCGAAGGCGACCACGTGATCTTCGTCGGCGAGGTCGAGGAATGCCAGGTCCATCCGCAGCCGGCCCTGATCTTCCACGGCGGCAAGTTCGGCAGCACGGCTGGTCAAAAATAG